A single genomic interval of Stieleria maiorica harbors:
- a CDS encoding phytoene/squalene synthase family protein, protein MPSSSLTNDSYRRVRRIARRSGSNFYRSFWLLPREKRRAMYALYAFARITDDIGDCNEPAALRTRWLDWWRQTTALNLISDAPIDRVQLSPGLADDTADWPIDLIRRAQEIMPALRDCTRRFQIPTRYLLEIVDGVLADQQKTRFDTYEQLEHYCYLVASAVGLACLHIWGFKGPLPMRAAIDCGLAFQLTNILRDISEDAGRGRIYLPRQHFAQHGLCEDDLLQPRPDDRLVCLIEDEIRRAKTLYVSGWNVWDSLDRDGRPMFSMMWRTYRRLLDRIAENPRAVASRRVQLSPGEKIGIVSQHFVKPIFHRLPVPPTEVTEVGT, encoded by the coding sequence ATGCCATCTTCCTCGCTCACGAACGACAGCTACCGACGGGTCCGGCGGATTGCTCGCCGAAGCGGCAGCAACTTCTATCGTTCGTTCTGGCTGTTGCCGCGTGAGAAACGGCGGGCGATGTACGCGTTGTACGCCTTTGCGCGGATCACCGATGACATCGGCGACTGCAACGAACCGGCAGCCCTGCGGACCCGTTGGCTGGACTGGTGGCGACAAACCACGGCGCTGAACCTGATCAGTGACGCGCCGATCGACCGAGTGCAGCTCTCCCCGGGGCTGGCCGACGACACCGCGGATTGGCCGATCGATCTGATCCGTCGCGCCCAAGAAATCATGCCGGCCTTGCGCGACTGTACGCGACGTTTTCAAATCCCCACACGCTACCTTTTGGAAATCGTCGACGGGGTCCTGGCCGACCAACAAAAGACGCGTTTCGACACCTACGAGCAACTGGAACATTACTGCTACCTGGTCGCTTCGGCCGTCGGATTGGCTTGCTTGCACATCTGGGGATTCAAGGGGCCGTTGCCGATGCGCGCGGCCATCGATTGCGGGCTGGCGTTCCAATTGACCAACATCCTTCGTGACATCTCCGAAGACGCCGGGCGGGGTCGGATCTATTTGCCGCGACAGCACTTTGCCCAACACGGTTTGTGTGAAGACGACTTGCTGCAACCGCGACCGGACGACCGACTGGTCTGCTTGATCGAAGACGAAATCCGCCGTGCCAAGACGCTTTACGTCAGCGGTTGGAACGTCTGGGATTCCCTCGACCGCGACGGACGCCCGATGTTTTCCATGATGTGGCGAACCTACCGCCGGCTGCTCGATCGCATCGCGGAAAATCCTCGCGCGGTCGCCTCACGACGGGTTCAATTGAGCCCGGGTGAAAAAATCGGGATCGTTTCCCAACACTTCGTCAAACCGATCTTCCATCGGCTGCCCGTCCCGCCGACCGAAGTCACCGAGGTCGGGACGTGA
- the hpnC gene encoding squalene synthase HpnC, with protein MSSGTTSPIELKQSEQFCRRLATGHYENFLVASILLPRRMRQPFYNIYAFCRTADDLADESASDTIALHELDALQQQIDRLFRGQSPAEGLFPALADTIARFQLDKQPFDDLLSAFRQDQRIKQYESMPQLLDYCSRSANPVGRLVLQLADALTPTTAAFSDQICTGLQLANFWQDVSRDHAIGRVYLPGDLRRRFGVTPTMLSQPSSPPALREMLAFLCDQAEDCFRQGLPLADHVPRWLRNDLLLFAHGGLATLQAIRDIDFDVLRVRPTVGKFKQGLLVGRAFLGTL; from the coding sequence ATGTCGTCCGGAACCACGTCGCCGATCGAGTTAAAACAAAGCGAGCAGTTTTGCCGTCGGCTCGCCACAGGGCACTACGAGAATTTCCTGGTCGCTTCTATTTTACTGCCGCGACGCATGCGACAACCGTTTTACAACATTTATGCGTTTTGTCGTACCGCCGACGACCTGGCCGACGAATCCGCCAGCGACACGATCGCCCTGCACGAGCTGGACGCCTTGCAACAGCAAATCGACCGGCTGTTTCGCGGCCAATCCCCGGCAGAAGGGCTGTTTCCCGCCTTGGCCGACACGATTGCGAGGTTTCAATTGGACAAACAACCCTTTGACGACCTGCTGTCGGCCTTTCGACAAGACCAACGGATCAAACAATACGAATCGATGCCCCAGTTGTTGGACTATTGTTCGCGCTCGGCCAATCCGGTCGGACGCTTGGTCCTGCAACTGGCCGATGCGCTGACCCCCACGACGGCCGCGTTTTCGGACCAGATTTGCACGGGGCTGCAATTGGCCAATTTTTGGCAGGACGTTTCTCGCGACCATGCGATCGGGCGGGTGTACCTGCCCGGCGACCTCCGCCGACGATTCGGTGTCACCCCGACGATGTTGTCCCAGCCGTCCAGCCCCCCTGCCCTGCGTGAAATGCTGGCGTTCCTTTGTGACCAGGCCGAAGACTGCTTTCGACAGGGATTGCCGTTGGCCGATCATGTCCCGAGGTGGCTGCGGAACGATCTCCTGTTGTTCGCCCATGGCGGCCTGGCGACACTCCAGGCGATTCGAGACATTGACTTCGATGTCCTGAGGGTTCGCCCGACGGTGGGAAAGTTCAAACAGGGGTTGCTGGTCGGCCGCGCGTTTCTGGGCACACTTTAA
- the ispH gene encoding 4-hydroxy-3-methylbut-2-enyl diphosphate reductase codes for MKIVLAAPRGFCAGVNMAVDSLELTLKHFGAPVYVYHEIVHNQYVVDTFKQKGAVFVDSVDEVPEGSVLMFSAHGVSPEIRAAAKQRNLTALDATCPLVTKVHLEAIKYAKLGYTIVLIGHQGHDEVIGTMGEAPEAIVLVEDEADVERLQVADESKLALLTQTTLSVDDANRIITKLRERFPAIQSPPKGDICYATQNRQDAVKALSQDADVVVVLGSQNSSNSARLRELAADRGKRAFLVDGPGDLKRDDFSESDTVLITAGASAPESVVQETIAWLQREFEAEVETATVREESVEFPLPKPLRAISVAQ; via the coding sequence ATGAAGATTGTGCTGGCCGCCCCCCGGGGATTTTGTGCGGGGGTCAACATGGCCGTCGACTCGTTGGAGTTGACGCTGAAACATTTCGGTGCTCCGGTCTACGTTTATCACGAGATCGTACACAATCAGTACGTCGTCGACACGTTCAAGCAGAAGGGGGCCGTGTTTGTCGATTCGGTCGATGAAGTCCCCGAAGGAAGTGTGCTGATGTTTTCCGCACACGGGGTGTCGCCGGAAATCCGTGCCGCAGCCAAACAACGCAACCTGACCGCCCTGGATGCCACCTGTCCGCTGGTCACCAAGGTGCACCTGGAAGCGATCAAGTATGCCAAATTGGGCTACACCATCGTCCTGATCGGGCACCAAGGGCATGACGAAGTGATCGGCACGATGGGCGAAGCGCCCGAAGCGATCGTGTTGGTCGAGGATGAAGCGGACGTCGAGCGGTTGCAGGTCGCCGATGAATCCAAGCTGGCACTGCTGACCCAAACCACGCTCAGCGTCGACGACGCCAATCGGATCATCACCAAGTTGCGGGAACGTTTCCCGGCCATCCAAAGCCCGCCCAAAGGCGACATCTGTTACGCCACCCAAAACCGCCAAGACGCCGTCAAAGCTCTCTCCCAAGATGCCGACGTCGTCGTCGTGCTCGGCAGCCAGAACAGCAGCAACAGCGCGCGGTTACGTGAACTGGCCGCCGACCGAGGCAAGCGGGCGTTCCTGGTCGATGGACCCGGGGATCTGAAACGCGATGATTTTAGTGAGTCCGATACCGTGTTGATCACCGCCGGTGCGAGCGCGCCCGAGTCGGTGGTGCAAGAGACGATCGCGTGGCTTCAACGTGAGTTCGAGGCCGAGGTGGAAACGGCGACCGTGCGCGAGGAATCGGTGGAGTTTCCGTTGCCGAAACCGTTGCGGGCGATTTCGGTGGCGCAGTGA
- a CDS encoding 3-keto-disaccharide hydrolase produces MDLTCVAILLLATSLSLTGCNRETSETPTAQQPAAEPAEKFQQATAPSEPASASLASQSYSASADELLAARLSDEEAAAGWVRLFDGHTLFGWEITGDANFHVQDGAIVVDQGDQCLMCTSSTWGDFELTFDFKADENTNSGVFVRTPFRPADITRDCYEINIAPDDNPFPTGSVVKRQKVDAEAAGPQTPGQWRNMSVIADGNDVTVSLEGNVVCRYTDPADLAPHRIGLQHNSGRVEFKDIKIRPLGLKPMLDAELSQWKKYPEMPGTFTINDDGDLHVRGGKTQLETKQSYGDFFLLAQYKIDDPEMNSGIFFRCIPGDEMMGYECQINNGFKDGNRLTPLDCGTGGIFRRQDARVIAGENAAWSTVLLHASGNKIAAWVGGVQVSDWEDTREAHENPRKGKRIEAGTIMIQGHDPATDVLFRGLQIAELE; encoded by the coding sequence ATGGATTTGACATGCGTCGCCATCCTCTTGCTGGCCACATCGCTCTCGTTGACCGGATGCAACCGAGAGACCTCCGAAACACCGACCGCCCAACAGCCGGCCGCAGAACCGGCCGAGAAATTCCAGCAGGCGACTGCTCCGTCCGAACCTGCGTCAGCTTCGCTGGCATCACAGTCCTACTCGGCCAGCGCCGACGAATTGCTGGCCGCCCGATTGAGCGATGAAGAAGCGGCGGCCGGTTGGGTGCGTCTGTTCGACGGACACACACTGTTCGGATGGGAGATCACCGGCGATGCCAACTTTCACGTCCAGGACGGTGCGATCGTCGTCGACCAGGGCGACCAATGCCTGATGTGCACCTCCTCGACTTGGGGTGACTTTGAATTGACCTTCGATTTCAAGGCAGACGAAAACACCAACAGCGGCGTGTTCGTCCGCACCCCGTTTCGACCGGCAGACATCACGCGTGATTGTTACGAAATCAACATCGCTCCTGATGACAACCCGTTCCCCACCGGCAGCGTCGTCAAACGGCAAAAGGTCGATGCGGAGGCCGCAGGCCCGCAAACGCCCGGCCAGTGGCGAAACATGTCCGTCATCGCCGATGGCAACGATGTCACCGTCTCGCTGGAGGGCAACGTCGTGTGCCGATACACCGACCCGGCCGACTTGGCGCCCCATCGCATCGGGCTGCAACACAACTCCGGTCGCGTGGAATTTAAAGACATCAAAATCCGACCGCTGGGATTGAAACCGATGCTCGATGCGGAACTGTCACAGTGGAAGAAGTACCCGGAAATGCCTGGGACCTTCACGATCAACGACGACGGCGACCTGCATGTCCGTGGCGGCAAAACACAGCTGGAAACCAAACAGTCCTACGGCGATTTCTTCCTGTTGGCTCAATACAAGATCGACGACCCGGAAATGAATTCCGGGATCTTCTTTCGCTGCATCCCCGGCGATGAAATGATGGGTTATGAATGCCAGATCAACAACGGATTCAAAGACGGCAACCGTTTGACGCCTTTGGATTGCGGCACCGGAGGGATCTTTCGCCGCCAAGACGCCCGGGTGATCGCCGGAGAAAACGCGGCCTGGTCAACGGTGCTGCTGCACGCCAGTGGCAACAAGATCGCCGCCTGGGTCGGCGGGGTGCAAGTCAGTGACTGGGAAGACACCCGCGAAGCACACGAAAACCCTCGCAAAGGGAAACGCATCGAAGCGGGAACGATCATGATTCAAGGTCACGACCCGGCAACCGATGTGCTGTTCCGCGGCCTGCAGATCGCCGAGCTGGAGTAA
- a CDS encoding sulfotransferase family protein has product MTDTEHRRPAVPADTANLADKATPADRTKRNDKAAVKPQAEFHRYPFYAPRFWHGMRPRTWWGLLRQGRFRIHPSRLPNLLGVSLATPWNTVLAWIQQLFFRKRLAEAELHGPPVFIIGHWRSGTTLLHELLVLDERYSSPTTFQCFAPHHFLVTEWIFQRFFGWLLPGKRPMDNMAAGWERPQEDEFALMNLGLPSPYRHIAFPCEPPVDLNYLDFQDVSPTDLQRWLRALRRFLLGVSTVTGRPLVIKSPTHTGRIAALAKEFPDARFIHVTRDPRALFPSTCRLWAGLAEAQGMQVARDPADDPTAPGGDDQKLNPEKQYVVDCLRRMYDAFLRDRPNLDPNRIVDIRYEDLVADPVAILETVYRSLKLSDFDSVRPVIESWAASEHRSYRTNRHQLSDQDEATIRSAWKHYFETYGY; this is encoded by the coding sequence TTGACTGATACCGAGCACCGCCGGCCGGCCGTCCCCGCCGATACCGCGAACCTTGCCGACAAAGCAACGCCGGCCGACCGAACCAAACGCAACGACAAAGCAGCGGTCAAACCGCAGGCGGAGTTTCACCGCTACCCGTTCTATGCGCCACGGTTCTGGCACGGCATGCGCCCGCGAACCTGGTGGGGGCTGTTGCGTCAGGGACGATTTCGGATCCACCCGAGCCGTTTGCCCAACCTGCTGGGCGTCTCGCTGGCGACCCCCTGGAACACGGTCCTGGCGTGGATTCAGCAGCTGTTTTTCCGCAAACGCCTTGCCGAAGCCGAATTGCACGGCCCCCCGGTGTTTATCATCGGCCACTGGCGCAGCGGCACGACGTTGTTGCACGAACTGTTGGTGCTGGACGAGCGTTACAGCAGCCCGACGACGTTCCAGTGTTTTGCCCCCCATCACTTCCTGGTCACCGAGTGGATCTTCCAACGGTTTTTCGGCTGGCTGCTGCCGGGCAAACGCCCGATGGACAACATGGCGGCCGGCTGGGAACGTCCCCAAGAAGACGAATTCGCGCTGATGAACCTGGGGCTGCCGTCGCCTTACCGGCACATCGCGTTTCCCTGTGAACCGCCCGTCGATCTGAATTACTTGGATTTCCAAGACGTCTCGCCAACCGATCTGCAACGTTGGCTCCGCGCCCTGCGTCGTTTCCTGCTCGGCGTCAGCACGGTCACCGGACGGCCGCTGGTGATCAAAAGCCCCACCCACACCGGACGCATCGCCGCACTGGCCAAAGAATTCCCCGACGCAAGGTTCATCCACGTCACCCGCGATCCCCGCGCACTGTTCCCGTCGACCTGCCGACTGTGGGCCGGACTGGCCGAAGCCCAAGGCATGCAGGTGGCCCGAGATCCGGCAGACGATCCGACCGCGCCGGGAGGCGACGACCAGAAACTGAACCCCGAAAAACAGTACGTCGTCGATTGTCTGCGCCGCATGTACGACGCCTTCCTCCGCGATCGCCCCAATCTCGACCCCAATCGGATCGTCGACATCCGCTACGAAGACCTGGTCGCCGATCCGGTGGCGATCCTGGAAACGGTCTACCGCTCGTTAAAACTGAGCGATTTCGACTCGGTCCGCCCGGTCATCGAATCCTGGGCCGCCAGCGAACATCGCTCCTACCGGACCAATCGCCACCAATTGTCCGACCAAGACGAAGCGACCATCCGATCGGCCTGGAAACACTATTTCGAAACCTATGGGTACTAG
- a CDS encoding MazG nucleotide pyrophosphohydrolase domain-containing protein has product MSDSTELSFADLQRHIRQMYHEKDVARGVEGTFMWLMEEVGELSSALRGDDRANLAEEFADVIAWLTTIANVAEIDLNAALVAKYGGGCPGCGKLVCECPDSEKP; this is encoded by the coding sequence ATGAGTGATTCTACTGAATTATCGTTTGCGGATCTTCAGCGGCACATCCGTCAGATGTACCACGAGAAGGACGTTGCCAGGGGGGTGGAGGGCACGTTCATGTGGTTGATGGAGGAGGTCGGGGAGTTGTCGTCCGCCTTGCGGGGTGACGATCGGGCCAATTTGGCCGAAGAATTCGCCGACGTGATTGCTTGGCTGACGACGATTGCCAACGTTGCCGAAATCGACCTCAATGCGGCCCTGGTCGCGAAATACGGCGGCGGATGTCCCGGTTGTGGCAAATTGGTCTGCGAGTGTCCCGATTCAGAAAAACCATGA
- a CDS encoding ABC transporter ATP-binding protein, giving the protein MIKTVDLTKKYGDAFAIRSIDLDLKAGDLFGFIGPNGAGKTTTMRIIATLLEPSWGEAYVCDHSVHTAPKEIRRLVGYMPDFFGVYDDMTVVEYLEFFAAAYRINGQQRRERVNEMLEIVDLEFKRDAFANTLSRGQTQRLGLARTLLHDPQVLLLDEPLSGLDPRARIEMRNLLRKLGEMGKTIIVSSHILPELADVCNKVGIIDRGELKQNAEVTEVIRMVREHVVLVIQPNKPEQLNAIIDLLAGHDKVQNCELGDAAVRVILKPEVDQYSELPKLLIENNIDLKRFSEEELDLESAFMALTKGTSTRM; this is encoded by the coding sequence GTGATCAAAACCGTCGATTTGACCAAAAAGTATGGCGATGCCTTCGCGATTCGCAGCATCGATCTGGATCTGAAGGCAGGCGATCTGTTCGGGTTTATCGGCCCCAACGGGGCGGGGAAAACGACGACGATGCGGATCATCGCTACGTTGCTTGAACCGAGTTGGGGCGAAGCCTACGTGTGCGACCATTCGGTCCACACCGCCCCCAAAGAGATCCGACGACTGGTCGGGTACATGCCCGACTTCTTCGGCGTCTATGACGACATGACCGTCGTGGAGTACCTGGAATTCTTCGCCGCCGCGTATCGGATCAACGGCCAGCAACGACGAGAGCGGGTCAACGAAATGCTGGAAATCGTTGACCTGGAATTCAAACGCGACGCCTTCGCCAACACGCTCTCGCGGGGACAGACGCAACGCTTAGGCCTTGCGCGGACGCTGTTGCATGACCCCCAGGTTCTATTGCTGGACGAGCCCCTGTCGGGGCTGGATCCCCGGGCGCGAATCGAAATGCGGAACCTGTTGCGCAAATTGGGTGAAATGGGGAAAACGATCATCGTCAGCAGCCACATTCTGCCCGAACTGGCCGACGTGTGTAACAAGGTCGGCATCATCGACCGCGGTGAACTGAAACAAAATGCCGAGGTCACCGAAGTGATTCGCATGGTGCGAGAGCACGTCGTTTTGGTGATCCAACCCAACAAGCCGGAACAATTAAACGCGATCATCGACTTGTTGGCCGGGCACGACAAAGTGCAGAACTGTGAGCTGGGCGATGCGGCCGTTCGGGTGATTTTGAAACCGGAGGTCGATCAGTACAGCGAGCTGCCGAAGCTGTTGATCGAAAACAACATCGACTTGAAGCGTTTCTCCGAGGAAGAGCTCGATCTGGAGTCGGCCTTTATGGCGCTGACCAAAGGGACCAGCACCCGGATGTAG
- a CDS encoding suppressor of fused domain protein, producing the protein MPDPRTPGQWYIKTTNGERGPYPIEKLQRYVDAGAILPNAGLRDGQGPWVAAATVKGLTFPAEAIAKLRAAHRTVSPGSDHAAADPQGAAQTKDDAAPDQTRADDDDHQRRTAELKSLEQKLDVLAKTLDARGSELDARGSELDARGSELDARGGELDRREEGLQTRQEQLDSKGKELELLREELEQQRGELEQQRGELEQQREGLDSQSAQQAASLKDQEQLLADDRSRLAEQQAECEARRADLEQRESQLAARSDEVRQADSRQEAEREELDGRTQQLDQRAIELDQREQELVEREQAVGRREVSLQEQASSQAERETEIDGRHAEVMQLQREVEAMRDQVARQAEQVAESAQNAPPADVPDPSTRPTDAAEVTDATAESILREKRKLLQEFAARQASLSQREEDLMRRENELTRRELDIAVQPASSVIPEPAVQPEPEHELVTPEQATTEWRDVSSTDDDPDDTPPPAMVEADESRDHDADAAPSSWEDVLGRTDERADAYELAVNDDPRYAPLTARDEHELAQAVRSDEEAADSGGGASAFAEPEDASMGHDESQESDVARRDRLPSEILPSELPHYDGVSHAAESEGNVAVAPGGPASDAELNPLRRAAFEERFGPCCRYDVDEDPAMRVDVSVHSPEGNRDFMTLVTSGMSDYPIPMPNGQRSVRAELLLYVTHLDDLAIQILRGAAKEPYRKKKGLSIGTTGSLDGLHDLLPDSQQKDCVYMLPVIESDSKPIQAEAGIGGVIQLFWLMTITEAERKLIDTGGIHKFLSLLEKNSHAVFFDPMRECYVKRKRWFRR; encoded by the coding sequence ATGCCAGACCCGCGGACACCCGGCCAGTGGTACATCAAGACCACCAATGGAGAGCGTGGCCCCTATCCGATCGAGAAGTTGCAGCGGTATGTGGATGCCGGCGCGATTCTGCCCAACGCCGGACTGAGAGACGGGCAGGGCCCGTGGGTCGCGGCGGCAACGGTCAAAGGGCTGACATTCCCCGCCGAAGCGATTGCCAAACTGCGTGCGGCCCATCGGACGGTATCACCGGGGAGTGATCATGCGGCTGCCGATCCCCAAGGTGCCGCCCAAACAAAAGACGACGCCGCGCCCGATCAGACGCGCGCCGACGACGACGATCACCAGCGGCGGACCGCAGAACTGAAATCGCTGGAACAGAAGCTCGATGTTTTGGCGAAGACGCTGGACGCCCGTGGCAGTGAGCTTGACGCCCGTGGCAGTGAGCTGGACGCCCGTGGCAGTGAGCTGGACGCCCGTGGCGGTGAGCTGGACCGTCGCGAGGAAGGCCTTCAAACGCGACAGGAGCAACTGGATTCCAAAGGCAAGGAGCTCGAATTGCTGCGAGAGGAACTGGAACAGCAGCGTGGGGAATTGGAACAGCAGCGTGGGGAATTGGAACAGCAGCGCGAAGGTCTGGATTCACAGTCCGCCCAACAGGCCGCGTCGCTGAAGGACCAGGAGCAATTGCTTGCCGATGACCGATCACGGTTGGCCGAACAACAAGCCGAATGCGAAGCCCGACGCGCCGATTTGGAACAGCGCGAGTCGCAGCTTGCGGCGCGGAGCGACGAAGTCCGGCAAGCGGACAGTCGACAGGAGGCCGAGCGGGAGGAGCTCGACGGGCGAACACAGCAGTTGGACCAGCGTGCGATCGAACTGGATCAACGCGAACAGGAACTGGTCGAGCGTGAGCAAGCCGTTGGCCGGCGCGAAGTGTCGTTGCAGGAACAAGCGAGCTCACAAGCGGAGCGTGAGACGGAGATCGACGGTCGCCATGCCGAAGTGATGCAGTTGCAACGTGAGGTGGAGGCGATGCGCGATCAGGTCGCTCGTCAAGCGGAACAGGTCGCAGAGTCGGCGCAGAACGCGCCGCCGGCGGATGTCCCGGATCCGTCGACTCGCCCGACGGACGCGGCGGAAGTCACCGACGCAACGGCCGAGTCGATTCTCCGGGAGAAACGGAAATTGCTGCAAGAATTCGCCGCCCGTCAGGCATCCCTGTCGCAGCGGGAAGAAGACTTGATGCGTCGCGAAAATGAACTGACTCGCCGCGAACTGGACATTGCCGTGCAACCCGCTTCGTCGGTCATCCCAGAGCCTGCTGTTCAGCCGGAACCCGAACATGAGTTGGTCACGCCGGAGCAGGCCACGACAGAGTGGCGCGATGTATCCTCGACCGACGATGATCCTGACGACACTCCCCCGCCCGCCATGGTCGAGGCGGACGAATCACGCGACCACGACGCCGATGCCGCACCGTCATCCTGGGAGGATGTTTTGGGGCGAACGGATGAACGGGCCGACGCCTACGAATTGGCCGTCAACGACGACCCTCGCTATGCGCCGTTGACGGCGCGCGATGAACACGAACTGGCCCAAGCCGTTCGATCCGACGAGGAAGCGGCGGATTCGGGCGGCGGAGCGTCCGCGTTTGCGGAGCCCGAGGATGCATCGATGGGGCACGATGAATCGCAGGAGTCGGATGTCGCGCGACGGGATCGTTTGCCGTCGGAGATTCTGCCTTCGGAGCTGCCGCACTACGACGGCGTTTCTCATGCGGCGGAATCCGAGGGCAACGTGGCGGTCGCCCCCGGTGGCCCGGCGTCCGACGCGGAGCTGAATCCACTGCGCCGAGCGGCGTTCGAGGAACGCTTCGGACCGTGCTGTCGCTACGACGTCGACGAAGACCCCGCGATGCGCGTCGATGTCTCGGTCCATTCCCCCGAAGGCAATCGTGACTTTATGACGCTGGTGACCAGCGGGATGAGCGACTATCCGATTCCGATGCCGAACGGACAGCGCAGTGTGCGGGCCGAATTGTTGCTCTACGTCACCCACCTGGATGACTTGGCCATCCAGATCCTCCGCGGAGCGGCCAAAGAACCCTATCGCAAAAAGAAAGGGCTATCGATCGGCACCACCGGGTCGCTCGACGGCCTGCACGATCTGCTGCCCGACAGCCAACAAAAGGACTGTGTCTATATGTTGCCGGTGATCGAATCGGACTCCAAACCGATCCAAGCCGAAGCAGGCATCGGCGGCGTGATCCAGTTGTTCTGGTTGATGACGATTACCGAGGCGGAGCGCAAGCTGATTGACACCGGCGGAATCCACAAGTTCCTCTCGCTGCTGGAAAAGAACAGCCACGCGGTGTTCTTTGACCCGATGCGCGAGTGCTATGTGAAACGGAAACGCTGGTTCCGGCGCTAG
- the holA gene encoding DNA polymerase III subunit delta, producing MSKTHAFEFLAAHSDAAPVDFAVAGLFGGDSTLTSWTTAVLTGAADVTEVDGTTGRWADINDELSTASLFDMGEKRTVVIREADKFVSANRPEIESYLAKPGTAARLVLQFESLASNTKVYKALDKSHVLVCCSGETGQKTGATAASRRKFLTQYVASRHQTKLNGAAADALIEMLGEDIGFLDTEIAKLALYLPPGETIEEPLVRDVVAGWQGKTIWQITDAISSGNAAEAIKQLDKLISGGQPAIALLPQIAWSLRRLGLAASAHVAAERAGKRQTLEDSLAQAGVHRPAEIARAIADMKRMKREKAVQLLAWLLDADLRLKGTHSADGRDRFMLEQFVMRLASVA from the coding sequence ATGTCGAAAACTCATGCGTTTGAATTCTTGGCTGCCCACTCCGACGCCGCTCCGGTCGACTTTGCCGTTGCGGGGTTGTTCGGTGGTGACAGCACGTTGACCTCGTGGACGACCGCTGTGCTGACCGGTGCGGCGGATGTCACGGAGGTGGACGGAACGACCGGTCGTTGGGCGGACATCAACGACGAGTTGTCGACGGCGTCGTTGTTTGACATGGGCGAAAAACGGACGGTCGTGATTCGCGAAGCGGACAAGTTCGTGTCCGCCAATCGCCCCGAGATCGAGTCCTATCTGGCCAAGCCCGGGACGGCGGCGCGGCTGGTGCTGCAGTTCGAATCACTGGCATCCAACACCAAGGTCTACAAGGCACTCGACAAGTCCCACGTGCTGGTTTGTTGCAGCGGCGAAACAGGGCAAAAGACCGGCGCGACGGCGGCCAGCCGGCGCAAGTTCTTGACCCAGTACGTGGCCTCACGCCATCAAACCAAGCTCAACGGCGCGGCGGCCGACGCCTTGATCGAAATGCTCGGCGAGGACATCGGGTTTCTAGACACCGAGATCGCCAAACTCGCCCTCTACCTGCCGCCGGGTGAAACCATCGAAGAGCCGCTGGTGCGAGACGTCGTGGCCGGTTGGCAAGGCAAGACGATTTGGCAGATCACCGACGCGATCTCCTCGGGCAACGCCGCCGAGGCGATCAAGCAACTCGACAAGTTGATCTCCGGCGGGCAACCGGCGATCGCCCTGCTGCCACAAATCGCGTGGTCGCTGCGACGCCTGGGTCTGGCCGCGTCGGCCCACGTGGCGGCCGAACGGGCCGGCAAGCGTCAGACACTGGAAGACTCGCTGGCGCAAGCCGGCGTGCATCGCCCGGCAGAGATCGCGCGTGCGATCGCCGACATGAAACGCATGAAACGCGAGAAAGCGGTCCAGTTGCTCGCCTGGTTGCTGGACGCCGACTTGCGGCTGAAAGGAACCCACAGCGCCGACGGCCGCGACCGGTTCATGTTGGAACAATTCGTGATGCGTCTGGCCAGTGTCGCCTAG